In the genome of Tripterygium wilfordii isolate XIE 37 chromosome 19, ASM1340144v1, whole genome shotgun sequence, one region contains:
- the LOC119985284 gene encoding protein MICRORCHIDIA 7-like, whose protein sequence is MDVRVKREILDAAFKERPKQNGSSDATVIVVSSSDSDSVSDSDNSDGEGRGAIVSSNGVGVEGPASKKRNLGDLGVELPVGFLAPLPPVERQSTANAGLAVIGQSCKQFWKAGDYEGAPSGDWEFGSGGIDHVRVHPRFLHSNATSHKWALGAFAELLDNSLDEVCNGATYVNVDMILSKKDGSRMLLVEDNGGGMDPEKMRHCMSLGYSAKSKLANTIGQYGNGFKTSTMRLGADVIVFSRTSGKDGKSPTQSIGLLSYTFLRSTGKEDIVVPMLDYKRNGGECKKIMRSSAVDWSKNVDTIVQWSPFRDEVDLLRQFNLMKDRGTRIIIYNLWEDDQGLLELDFDADQHDIQLRGVNRDEKKIQMAKEFPNSRHFLTYRHSLRSYASILYLRLPPHFRVIFRGKDVEHHNIVNDMMMAQEITYRPNPTADGVPKDVNMAAVVTIGFVKDAKFHIDVQGFNVYHKNRLIKPFWRLWNAAGSDGRGVIGVLEANFVEPAHDKQGFERTTVLSRLESKLINMQKTYWSSYCHKIGYAPRRNKRIINESSEREDSPDYLPHTSASKRKSNASSSRTPSFAPGKSYLHSKQDRGGKVDQGNGNGNIFSKGSNNRKKATTSARRTSSSEPSSPSAEIVSNDHVRSAPPEREANGFPPAAVSSSYVKDTASPQDCAFVGRAFQAVARSQSKGGDSIDAAPSTTNSDLRTVDQLKQENRELRKRLEKNEGETQGELMRDLQHERDRIRTFETQLQAAEKKIEDLNREQESLIDIFSEERERRDKEEENLRRKLKDSSNMIQELLDKVRLLEKLKSPNYKQHH, encoded by the exons ATGGATGTTCGCGTGAAGCGAGAGATTCTAGACGCCGCGTTTAAGGAGCGACCGAAGCAAAACGGGAGCAGTGATGCGACCGTGATTGTAGTGAGTAGTAGCGATTCGGACTCGGTGTCAGACTCCGACAATTCGGACGGGGAGGGACGCGGAGCAATTGTTTCTTCCAATGGTGTTGGTGTCGAGGGTCCTGCGTCGAAGAAGAGGAATCTGGGTGATTTGGGAGTTGAGTTGCCCGTGGGGTTTCTTGCACCTCTCCCACCGGTGGAGAGGCAATCTACGGCCAATGCGGGCTTGGCCGTGATTGGACAGAGTTGCAAACAGTTTTGGAAAGCTGGGGATTATGAGGGCGCTCCTTCTGGTGATTGGGAATTTGGATCGG GTGGCATAGATCATGTCAGGGTTCATCCTAGGTTTCTACATTCCAATGCAACCAGTCATAAATGGGCCCTTGGAG CATTTGCAGAACTTTTGGACAACTCTTTGGATGAG GTCTGCAATGGAGCTACATATGTTAATGTCGATATGATTCTAAGTAAAAAAGATGGGAGCAGAATGCTACTGGTTGAAG ATAATGGTGGTGGGATGGATCCGGAAAAAATGCGACATTGCATGTCTCTAGGATATTCTGCAAAAAGCAAACTTGCTAACACAATCGGACAAT ATGGCAATGGATTTAAGACAAGTACGATGAGGCTTGGAGCAGATGTTATTGTGTTTTCTCGTACTTCTGGAAAAGATGGGAAGAG CCCAACACAGAGCATCGGATTGCTGTCTTACACATTTTTGAGAAGCACCGGGAAGGAAGATATTGTGGTGCCAATG cttgaCTACAAAAGAAATGGTGGAGAATGTAAGAAGATAATGAGATCTTCTGCCGTGGATTGGAGTAAAAATGTGGATACAATTGTACAATGGTCTCCTTTTCGTGATGAAGTAGACCTACTCCGTCAG TTTAATCTTATGAAAGATCGAGGTACACGTATAATTATCTACAATCTCTGGGAGGATGACCAAGGGTTATTGGAGCTTGATTTCGATGCTGACCAGCAT GATATTCAACTTAGAGGTGTCAACCGTGATGAGAAGAAAATACAGatggcaaaagagtttcctAACTCTAGGCACTTCTTGACTTACAGGCATTCTTTAAGG AGTTATGCTTCGATTCTCTATCTAAGACTTCCTCCGCATTTCCGAGTCATTTTTCGTGGAAAAGATGTTGAGCACCACAATATTGTAAATGATATGATGATGGCTCAGGAGATAACTTATCGTCCGAATCCTACTGCTGATGGGGTCCCAAAGGATGTGAAT ATGGCTGCTGTTGTGACCATTGGATTTGTGAAGGACGCGAAATTTCACATTGATGTTCAAGGGTTCAATGTTTATCACAAAAATCGACTTATTAAG CCATTTTGGAGGCTTTGGAATGCAGCTGGGAGCGATGGTCGTGGTGTTATAG GTGTTTTGGAGGCTAATTTTGTTGAACCAGCTCATGATAAGCAGGGATTTGAACGCACAACAGTTCTTTCAAGACTTGAGTCAAAACTAATAAACATGCAAAAGACTTActg GTCTTCCTACTGCCACAAAATCGGTTATGCTCCTAGGCGTAATAAGAGAATCATAAACGAGTCTTCCGAGAGAG AGGATTCTCCAGACTATCTTCCACATACTTCTGCTTCTAAAAGGAAGAGTAATGCCTCAAGCAGCAGGACGCCGTCTTTTGCACCTGGAAAATCCTATTTACATTCAAAGCAGGACAGGGGAGGAAAAGTCGACCAAGGAAATGGAAATGGCAATATCTTTAGTAAAGGAAGTAATAATAGAAAAAAGGCTACAACATCTGCAAGACGAACAAGTTCTTCTGAGCCATCATCACCTTCAGCAGAGATTGTCAGCAATGATCATGTTCGCTCTGCCCCTCCTGAGAGAGAAGCTAATGGCTTTCCACCTGCAGCCGTTTCGTCTTCCTATGTTAAAGATACTGCGTCTCCACAGGATTGTGCCTTTGttggaagagcttttcaggcAGTTGCCAGGTCCCAGTCTAAG GGTGGTGATAGCATCGATGCTGCACCTTCCACTACGAACTCTGATTTACGTACGGTGGACCAGTTGAAACAAGAGAATCGTGAGTTAAGAAAAAg GTTAGAGAAAAATGAAGGAGAGACTCAGGGGGAATTGATGCGCGATTTGCAGCATGAAAGAGATAGGATCAGGACATTTGAAACTCAG CTCCAGGCAGCAGAGAAGAAGATAGAGGATTTAAACAGGGAACAGGAGAGCCTGATTGACATATTTTCAGAGGAACGGGAAAGAAGGGACAAGGAGGAAGAAAATTTGAGAAGGAAGCTTAAG GATTCATCTAATATGATCCAAGAATTGCTTGACAAAGTAAGGCTGCTAGAGAAGTTGAAGTCCCCTAACTACAAGCAGCATCATTGA
- the LOC119985872 gene encoding protein DEK-like isoform X1, whose translation MASETLGETKPEEEEEAPVEEKKESKGEEGDKEAPQKEVIEQQSRDVHEKEVSGDTKEETEEKEIVEQRVEESKEEEAEKSEKPKRGRKKSLTSDSSEAKDASAEKKQKLDHKSGEKKAPTTPASERPTRERKTVERYSAPSLGRSSSSKGLSIEKGRGTQLKDIPNVAFKLSKRKPDDNLQILHAILFGKKAKAQVLKRNIGQFSGYVWVVDEQEKQKAKVREKLDKCVKEKLLDFCDVLNIPMNKSNVKKEELSVKLLEFLEAPHTTTDVLLADKEQKGKKRKKATTSKTASRGAASDTPSKKQRKTSGVGEKQRPSSEVEEEEDDDKDAKDGSEDENEDTIAPEQGDHEEAKSEDDDGEPEEQMSGKKSSKNVKEGSAKSIDNAVPDQKSFPAKPAEGSKKSSKNASSSSSKKGDTEIDRTFGSLSKSKGSTSKKPKGERKNAKDQSVTIKGKNTGKQQSDKGKVNKMPKEPSREQMHAVVVEILKVVDFNIATLSDILRQLGTHFGVDLIHRKAEVKDIITDVINNMSEEEDGEEDDNAESGSDSENSEGRGDDA comes from the exons ATGGCGAGCGAAACCCTAGGAGAGACGAAgccggaggaggaggaagaggctCCGGTGGAAGAGAAAAAGGAGTCGAAAGGAGAAGAAGGTGATAAAGAAGCGCCACAGAAAGAAGTGATTGAGCAACAAAGTCGAGATGTTCACGAGAAAGAGGTCTCCGGGGACACTAAGGAGGAGActgaagagaaagaaattgtcgaacagagagttgaggaatcgAAGGAGGAGGAAGCTGAAAAAAGCGAGAAACCAAAGAGGGGACGAAAGAAGAGCTTAACGAGTGACTCTAGTGAAGCTAAGGATGCCAGTGCGGAGAAAAAACAGAAACTGGATCATAAATCAGGGGAGAAGAAGGCGCCTACAACGCCAGCTAGCGAAAGGCCGACGAGGGAACGGAAGACAGTTGAGAGGTACTCGGCGCCCTCGCTAGGGAGATCTTCATCCAGCAAAGGACTATCGATTGAGAAG GGACGGGGCACACAGCTCAAGGATATTCCAAATG TGGCTTTTAAACTGTCAAAGAGAAAACCTGATGACAATCTGCAAATACTTCACGCAATACTCTTTGGAAAGAAAGCAAAG GCGCAGGTTTTGAAAAGGAACATAGGCCAGTTTTCAGGCTATGTATGGGTTGTGGATGAG CAGGAAAAACAGAAAGCAAAAGTGAGGGAAAAGCTTGACAAATGcgtgaaagaaaaattattggATTTCTGTGATGTTCTTAATATTCCAATGAATAAGTCCAATGTGAAAAAG GAAGAACTCTCTGTTAAGTTATTGGAATTTTTGGAAGCACCTCATACCACAACTGATGTTTTACTTGCTGATAAGGAGCAG AAAGGTAAAAAGCGTAAGAAGGCCACAACAAGCAAAACTGCAAGTCGTGGAGCAGCATCAGATACGCCATCCAAG AAGCAGAGGAAAACATCTGGGGTTGGGGAAAAACAAAGGCCTTCATCCGAagttgaggaagaagaagacgatGACAAAGATGCTAAAGATGGTTCTGAGGATGAAAATGAAGACACTATAGCACCAGAACAGGGTGATCATGAGGAGGCAAAGTCTGAGGACGATGATGGTGAACCAGAAGAGCAGATGTCAGGTAAAAAGAGCTCAAAGAATGTGAAGGAGGGTTCTGCTAAAAGCATCGATAATGCTGTACCGGACCAGAAGAGTTTCCCAGCAAAACCTGCAGAAGGTTCTAAGAAATCTTCCAAAAACGCTTCTAGTTCATCTTCAAAAAAAGGTGATACTGAAATTGATAGGACTTTTGGTTCACTTTCTAAATCAAAGGGATCTACATCTAAGAAACCCAAAGGTGAAAGGAAGAATGCAAAGGACCAAAGTGTTACGATCAAGGGCAAGAATACTGGGAAGCAACAATCAG ATAAGGGAAAAGTTAACAAGATGCCTAAGGAACCCAGCAGAGAACAGATGCATGCAGTGGTAGTAGAAATTCTGAAGGTGGTGGACTTCAATATT GCAACTTTATCTGATATTCTCAGGCAACTAG GTACACATTTTGGTGTTGATTTAATCCATAGAAAAGCAGAGGTGAAGGATATCATCACAGACGTAATAAATAACATGtcggaagaagaagatggagaggAAGATGATAATGCTGAGAGTGGCAGTGACTCAGAAAATAGTGAGGGTAGGGGTGATGATGCTTAG
- the LOC119985285 gene encoding glutamate-1-semialdehyde 2,1-aminomutase 2, chloroplastic — translation MAATVGGVGVGLGLLCSAKSSNRVSSARSSRVKMAVTVEEKKKFTLKKSEEAFNAAKELMPGGVNSPVRAFKSVGGQPIVMDSVKGSHMWDIDGNEYIDYVGSWGPAIIGHADDEVLAALAETMKKGTSFGAPCLLENTLAEMVISAVPSIEMVRFVNSGTEACMGVLRLARAFTGRERIIKFEGCYHGHADPFLVKAGSGVATLGLPDSPGVPKGATYETLTAPYNDISAVEKIFETEKGDIAAIILEPVVGNSGFIAPKAEFLNGIRKITKENGALLIFDEVMTGFRISYGGAQEYFGITPDLTTLGKIIGGGLPVGAYGGRREIMEMVAPAGPMYQAGTLSGNPLAMTAGIHTLKRLKEPGSYEYLDKITNELIQGILDAGKKAGHAMCGGYIRGMFGFFFTDGPVYNFEDAKKSDAAKFARFYRGMLEEGVYFAPSQFEAGFTSLAHTSEDIQQTISAAEKVFQRI, via the exons ATGGCGGCCACAGTTGGAGGGGTTGGCGTTGGGTTAGGGCTTTTATGTTCTGCAAAGTCCTCCAACAGAGTCTCCTCTGCACGATCATCTCGCGTGAAGATGGCAGTTACTgttgaagagaagaagaaattcaCTCTTAAGAAGTCTGAAGAAGCCTTCAATGCTGCTAAG GAGCTGATGCCTGGAGGTGTGAATTCACCTGTCCGTGCTTTTAAATCTGTTGGTGGACAACCTATTGTCATGGATTCTGTCAAGGGCTCTCACATGTGGGATATAGATGGAAATGAATACATCGACTATGTTGGTTCTTGGGGACCAGCAATAATTGGCCATGCAGATGATGAG GTACTTGCAGCCCTTGCTGAAACAATGAAGAAAGGGACAAGTTTTGGTGCCCCGTGTCTTTTAGAGAATACTCTTGCTGAGATGGTGATCTCTGCTGTTCCAAGCATAGAAATGGTACGGTTTGTTAACTCAGGAACGGAAGCATGCATGGGTGTGCTTCGCCTGGCTCGTGCCTTTACCGGGAGAGAGAGAATCATTAAATTTGAAGGTTGTTACCATGGTCATGCCGATCCATTCCTTGTTAAGGCGGGTAGCGGTGTTGCCACACTTGGGCTTCCCGACTCTCCTGGTGTCCCAAAAGGAGCCACTTATGAGACTCTTACAGCCCCTTACAATGACATCTCTGCTGTGGAAAAGATTTTTGAGACTGAAAAGGGTGACATTGCGGCAATTATTCTAGAACCTGTTGTTGGGAACTCTGGCTTCATTGCTCCTAAAGCTGAATTCCTTAATGGCATACGAAAGATTACCAAAGAAAATGGCGCCCTCCTCATTTTTGATGAGGTTATGACCGGATTCCGCATATCCTATGGTGGAGCTCAGGAGTATTTCGGCATAACTCCTGATTTGACAACACTTGGCAAGATTATTGGTGGTGGATTACCTGTTGGTGCATATGGAGGAAGGAGGGAGATCATGGAGATGGTGGCGCCTGCAGGACCGATGTACCAGGCTGGTACGTTGAGTGGGAACCCATTAGCAATGACAGCAGGAATACATACTCTCAAGAGGTTGAAGGAGCCTGGAAGCTATGAGTACTTGGATAAAATCACCAACGAACTCATCCAAGGAATCTTGGATGCTGGCAAGAAGGCTGGGCATGCCATGTGCGGTGGGTATATACGTGGGATGTTTGGGTTTTTCTTCACTGACGGGCCTGTTTACAACTTTGAGGATGCAAAGAAGAGCGATGCTGCAAAATTTGCAAGATTCTATAGGGGAATGCTGGAGGAAGGTGTATACTTTGCACCTTCACAGTTCGAGGCTGGGTTTACTAGTTTGGCACATACTTCTGAAGACATCCAACAGACAATATCAGCAGCGGAGAAAGTCTTCCAGCGAATTTAG
- the LOC119985872 gene encoding protein DEK-like isoform X2, translating to MASETLGETKPEEEEEAPVEEKKESKGEEGDKEAPQKEVIEQQSRDVHEKEVSGDTKEETEEKEIVEQRVEESKEEEAEKSEKPKRGRKKSLTSDSSEAKDASAEKKQKLDHKSGEKKAPTTPASERPTRERKTVERYSAPSLGRSSSSKGLSIEKGRGTQLKDIPNVAFKLSKRKPDDNLQILHAILFGKKAKAQVLKRNIGQFSGYVWVVDEEKQKAKVREKLDKCVKEKLLDFCDVLNIPMNKSNVKKEELSVKLLEFLEAPHTTTDVLLADKEQKGKKRKKATTSKTASRGAASDTPSKKQRKTSGVGEKQRPSSEVEEEEDDDKDAKDGSEDENEDTIAPEQGDHEEAKSEDDDGEPEEQMSGKKSSKNVKEGSAKSIDNAVPDQKSFPAKPAEGSKKSSKNASSSSSKKGDTEIDRTFGSLSKSKGSTSKKPKGERKNAKDQSVTIKGKNTGKQQSDKGKVNKMPKEPSREQMHAVVVEILKVVDFNIATLSDILRQLGTHFGVDLIHRKAEVKDIITDVINNMSEEEDGEEDDNAESGSDSENSEGRGDDA from the exons ATGGCGAGCGAAACCCTAGGAGAGACGAAgccggaggaggaggaagaggctCCGGTGGAAGAGAAAAAGGAGTCGAAAGGAGAAGAAGGTGATAAAGAAGCGCCACAGAAAGAAGTGATTGAGCAACAAAGTCGAGATGTTCACGAGAAAGAGGTCTCCGGGGACACTAAGGAGGAGActgaagagaaagaaattgtcgaacagagagttgaggaatcgAAGGAGGAGGAAGCTGAAAAAAGCGAGAAACCAAAGAGGGGACGAAAGAAGAGCTTAACGAGTGACTCTAGTGAAGCTAAGGATGCCAGTGCGGAGAAAAAACAGAAACTGGATCATAAATCAGGGGAGAAGAAGGCGCCTACAACGCCAGCTAGCGAAAGGCCGACGAGGGAACGGAAGACAGTTGAGAGGTACTCGGCGCCCTCGCTAGGGAGATCTTCATCCAGCAAAGGACTATCGATTGAGAAG GGACGGGGCACACAGCTCAAGGATATTCCAAATG TGGCTTTTAAACTGTCAAAGAGAAAACCTGATGACAATCTGCAAATACTTCACGCAATACTCTTTGGAAAGAAAGCAAAG GCGCAGGTTTTGAAAAGGAACATAGGCCAGTTTTCAGGCTATGTATGGGTTGTGGATGAG GAAAAACAGAAAGCAAAAGTGAGGGAAAAGCTTGACAAATGcgtgaaagaaaaattattggATTTCTGTGATGTTCTTAATATTCCAATGAATAAGTCCAATGTGAAAAAG GAAGAACTCTCTGTTAAGTTATTGGAATTTTTGGAAGCACCTCATACCACAACTGATGTTTTACTTGCTGATAAGGAGCAG AAAGGTAAAAAGCGTAAGAAGGCCACAACAAGCAAAACTGCAAGTCGTGGAGCAGCATCAGATACGCCATCCAAG AAGCAGAGGAAAACATCTGGGGTTGGGGAAAAACAAAGGCCTTCATCCGAagttgaggaagaagaagacgatGACAAAGATGCTAAAGATGGTTCTGAGGATGAAAATGAAGACACTATAGCACCAGAACAGGGTGATCATGAGGAGGCAAAGTCTGAGGACGATGATGGTGAACCAGAAGAGCAGATGTCAGGTAAAAAGAGCTCAAAGAATGTGAAGGAGGGTTCTGCTAAAAGCATCGATAATGCTGTACCGGACCAGAAGAGTTTCCCAGCAAAACCTGCAGAAGGTTCTAAGAAATCTTCCAAAAACGCTTCTAGTTCATCTTCAAAAAAAGGTGATACTGAAATTGATAGGACTTTTGGTTCACTTTCTAAATCAAAGGGATCTACATCTAAGAAACCCAAAGGTGAAAGGAAGAATGCAAAGGACCAAAGTGTTACGATCAAGGGCAAGAATACTGGGAAGCAACAATCAG ATAAGGGAAAAGTTAACAAGATGCCTAAGGAACCCAGCAGAGAACAGATGCATGCAGTGGTAGTAGAAATTCTGAAGGTGGTGGACTTCAATATT GCAACTTTATCTGATATTCTCAGGCAACTAG GTACACATTTTGGTGTTGATTTAATCCATAGAAAAGCAGAGGTGAAGGATATCATCACAGACGTAATAAATAACATGtcggaagaagaagatggagaggAAGATGATAATGCTGAGAGTGGCAGTGACTCAGAAAATAGTGAGGGTAGGGGTGATGATGCTTAG
- the LOC119985138 gene encoding membrane-anchored ubiquitin-fold protein 3-like yields the protein MPEEDLVDIKFRLYDGSDIGPFRYSSASTVDMLKQRIVSDWPKGKTITPKTVNEVKLISTGKILDNNKTVNQCKTPFGDVAGGVIIMHVVVQPSPAKTKTEKKVDDSPRKIVCSCSIL from the exons ATGCCGGAGGAGGATCTGGTTGATATAAAGTTCAGGTTGTACGACGGGTCCGATATTGGGCCTTTCCGGTACTCGTCGGCATCAACCGTAGATATGTTAAAGCAGAGAATTGTATCCGATTGGCCCAAAG GAAAAACAATTACACCAAAGACAGTGAATGAAGTCAAACTGATAAGCACTGGTAAAATTTTGGATAACAACAAGACAGTTAATCAGTGCAAAACACCATTTGGTGATGTAGCTGGGGGAGTAATCATTATGCATGTTGTTGTACAGCCATCCCCAGCAAAAACTAAAACAG AAAAGAAGGTCGATGATTCCCCCAGGAAAATTGTTTGTTCGTGTTCCATATTGTGA
- the LOC119985130 gene encoding recQ-mediated genome instability protein 1: MPARRLRLSYSDEDEEEEHNHQQSPGGGAQLQGPTSTHQPLTQSFSNQNPSPIPIPNPTEAITISDGDEEFIDASENISPPSPLLPVALDNFFQPPQMASVVSAMESTGCPVGDFLLTLGLKLKKEWLDSCMEGLGHYIAGFSSLDVAAKAKHCFKEYLFSDMNYSGGGVLPHNVKSLHLVDLPGPFVLQVDEIVNISSPLRGRYEERPAGIKRCLKLSMTDGEQRVFGMEYRAIRNLHVLAPAGLKVAIRNVHIRHGLMMLVPESIEVLGGIVEELDLARQRLVKEVNKPPRGKRTRSGVAPSLANRATLAAWPSDGVNSHGQSNVPDNVVGHNQNSLPHNTTLLRAESQGTTSSVSETGVRHRRLEEFTVPMNGEPTVANSLSNIVSNVEEMHIDALLVDEVNASSNQDSGPSFVPNDSHMVDEFEHPILLSGDQEIPFTYIANLSAKLATMRDNSPSVQGNIKCFLTGVKGFQYKRRTTYELRAYVDDGSLISEILIDHNVVQRGIGYSPVEVTAALSSSDKKIVSDMKETLKQFQIFLANFEGTMLVEMNGTSSLPIALEMSQGCPGSDAWLLFRRVSSFTTAQTPQHQPLDPIEIPP, encoded by the exons ATGCCCGCTAGACGCCTTAGGCTAAGCTACTCTgacgaagatgaagaagaagaacataatcatcaacaatcaccGGGAGGAGGCGCTCAATTGCAAGGACCGACTTCTACTCACCAACCTCTAACACAATCGTTTTCGAACCAAAACCCTAGCCCTATCCCCATCCCCAATCCTACTGAAGCGATCACAATCTCTGATGGAGACGAAGAGTTCATTGATGCTTCTGAGAATATATCCCCTCCTTCGCCTCTGCTGCCAGTGGCCTTGGATAACTTCTTCCAGCCGCCTCAGATGGCTTCCGTGGTGAGCGCAATGGAGAGCACCGGTTGTCCCGTGGGGGACTTTCTTTTGACGCTTGGATTGAAGTTGAAGAAAGAATGGCTGGATTCCTGCATGGAGGGCCTTGGGCATTATATTGCGGGGTTTTCAAGCCTTGATGTGGCCGCAAAGGCAAAGCATTGCTTCAAGGAGTACTTGTTTTCGGATATGAATTATTCTGGGGGAGGTGTGCTTCCGCATAATGTGAAATCGTTGCATCTTGTGGATCTCCCAGGTCCGTTTGTGTTACAG GTTGATGAGATAGTAAATATCAGTAGTCCTCTTCGAGGCAGGTACGAGGAGAGGCCTGCTGGGATAAAAAGGTGCCTCAAGCTGTCTATGACAGATGGAGAACAACGTGTATTTGGCATGGAATACAGGGCCATAAGAAATCTGCATGTTTTGGCTCCTGCTGGATTAAAG GTTGCCATTCGTAATGTGCACATACGGCATGGACTTATGATGTTGGTCCCTGAATCCATAGAAGTTTTAGGAGGAATTGTGGAGGAGTTGGACTTAGCACGTCAGCGTCTTGTCAAAGAAGTAAATAAGCCACCAAGGGGGAAAAG AACTAGAAGTGGTGTGGCTCCTTCTTtagcgaatagagcaactttGGCTGCATGGCCATCTGATGGTGTAAATAGTCATGGGCAATCCAATGTTCCTGATAATGTTGTTGGGCACAATCAGAATTCTCTACCGCATAATACAACATTGTTACGGGCAGAAAGTCAAG GTACCACTTCATCTGTGTCTGAAACTGGTGTCCGTCATCGAAGATTGGAAGAGTTTACTGTTCCAATGAATGGGGAACCTACCGTTGCAAATTCATTGTCTAATATTGTTTCAAATGTTGAGGAGATGCATATTGATGCTCTTCTCGTTGATGAGGTAAATGCCAGTTCAAACCAAGACTCAGGTCCCTCGTTTGTTCCCAATGATAGCCATATGGTTGATGAGTTTGAGCACCCAATCTTACTATCTGGAGATCAAGAAATCCCTTTTACATATATAGCTAATTTATCAGCTAAGTTGGCTACAATGAGGGATAACTCACCTTCTGTTCAAGGAAACATTAAG TGTTTTTTGACTGGTGTAAAGGGATTCCAGTACAAGCGGAGGACAACATATGAGCTTCGGGCTTATGTTGATGATGGCAGCCTCATTTCTGAGATCCTGATTGATCACAAT GTTGTACAGAGAGGAATAGGTTACTCTCCTGTGGAGGTCACAGCTGCTCTTTCTTCTTCGGACAAGAAGATAGTTAGTGATATGAAGGAGACTCTTAAACAGTTCCAAATATTCTTGGCAAATTTTGAG GGTACAATGCTTGTAGAGATGAATGGAACTTCCTCTCTTCCAATTGCTTTGGAGATGAGCCAGGGTTGTCCTGGTTCGGACGCATGGTTGCTTTTCAGAAGAGTGAGTTCCTTCACCACAGCCCAAACACCGCAGCATCAACCATTGGATCCCATTGAGATTCCCCCTTGA
- the LOC119985873 gene encoding omega-hydroxypalmitate O-feruloyl transferase-like, with product MEVVENKKFDVCVKQFEPTLVPPAEETQKGLYFLSNLDQNIAVIVQTIYCFKSDIKGIEEAVEVIKNALSRVLVHYYPAAGRLTISSGGKLIVDCTGEGAVFVEAEANCTIDAIGDITKPDPVILGKLVYDIPGAQNILQIPPLVAQVTRFKCGGFVLGLGMNHCLFDGIGAMEFVNSWSETARGLPLKVPPFLDRRILKARNPPNVEFPHHEFAEIEDISETSKVYKEEMRYSSFCFEPEKLERLKKKAMKDGVLTKCTTFEALSAFVWRARCKALRMRPDQQTKLLFAVDGRSKFVPPLPEGYSGNGIVLTNSLCSAGELLENSMSYAVGLVQEAVNVVTDSYMRSAIDYFEMTRARPSLSATLLITTWSRLSFHSTDFGWGEPVFSGPVALPEKEVIMFLSHGKERKSINVLLGLPASAMKTFEELMQI from the exons ATGGAAGTTGTGGAAAATAAGAAGTTTGACGTTTGTGTAAAGCAATTCGAACCAACACTGGTTCCTCCAGCGGAAGAGACGCAGAAGGGTCTATATTTCCTCTCAAATCTGGACCAGAACATTGCAGTCATTGTTCAGACCATTTACTGCTTCAAATCAGATATAAAAGGAATTGAGGAAGCTGTGGAGGTTATCAAGAATGCCTTGTCAAGAGTTCTTGTACACTACTACCCGGCTGCAGGGCGGCTCACAATTAGCTCAGGAGGAAAGCTGATAGTGGATTGCACTGGTGAGGGTGCTGTCTTTGTTGAGGCTGAAGCAAATTGTACAATTGATGCGATCGGAGATATAACAAAACCGGATCCTGTCATTCTTGGAAAGTTGGTTTATGACATTCCTGGTGCACAGAACATACTTCAGATACCTCCGCTGGTGGCCCAG GTAACTAGGTTCAAATGTGGAGGATTTGTTCTGGGGTTGGGCATGAACCATTGCTTGTTTGATGGTATTGGTGCTATGGAGTTTGTAAATTCATGGAGCGAAACCGCAAGGGGCTTGCCTCTAAAAGTCCCTCCATTTCTTGACAGGAGGATACTCAAAGCCCGAAACCCCCCCAACGTCGAGTTCCCACACCATGAATTTGCTGAGATAGAGGACATATCTGAAACAAGCAAGGTTTACAAAGAGGAAATGCGATATAGTTCCTTCTGTTTCGAGCCAGAGAAGCTTGAACGACTGAAGAAAAAGGCAATGAAAGATGGAGTTTTAACCAAGTGCACTACATTTGAGGCCCTCTCGGCCTTTGTGTGGCGCGCTCGATGCAAGGCATTAAGAATGAGGCCTGATCAACAGACTAAACTACTCTTTGCAGTCGATGGACGGTCTAAATTTGTGCCACCACTTCCTGAAGGTTACTCTGGCAATGGAATTGTGTTAACAAATTCACTTTGCAGTGCTGGTGAGTTGCTAGAGAACTCCATGTCCTATGCAGTTGGGCTGGTACAAGAAGCAGTGAATGTGGTTACAGACAGTTATATGAGATCCGCGATCGACTATTTTGAGATGACAAGAGCTAGGCCTTCTTTATCTGCTACTCTTCTGATTACTACATGGTCTAGGCTATCATTCCACAGTACAGATTTCGGATGGGGAGAACCAGTTTTTTCAGGTCCTGTTGCATTGCCTGAGAAGGAAGTGATTATGTTCCTCTCCCatggaaaagaaaggaaaagcatAAATGTGCTTCTGGGTCTTCCAGCTTCTGCTATGAAAACTTTTGAAGAACTAATGCAGATATGA